Within the Macaca nemestrina isolate mMacNem1 chromosome 5, mMacNem.hap1, whole genome shotgun sequence genome, the region ACCAGGCTGCTGAGCTGTGTTACTGCCCTGGAGATGTCAAGGATTCTGGCCACTTCTGCTGGCATGTGCTCCAGCTGGCCCAGCCACTGCTGAGGGAGGGCATCCAGCTGTTCCCTGGTTTGGTGCTGGCTCTCCAGCCCAGCCTCCAGCCTGTGGTTCCCATGGTCTACCTGAAACTACAGGAAAGGGGCTCCCTAAGACTCAGTGTCAGGTGGCTCCCTCCTGGCCATTCACAGTCTCTGAATGTCTGAGCAGGAAAGGGGATTCCTCAGTCCTCTTCCCCTCATGATGCTGCCTCTGTGTGTCACAGGTATTGCAGAAGCAGCTGTGATTCTCATAAAGGCAGGGACACCTCCCCTTTCCACCTCACTCTCTGAATATCTACAGATGCCACGTGACCAAGAGGAATAGAAAGGTAGACTGTCAGAGACAGAAACGGAGGCCTATTGCTTGTGTAGTAATTTTCAATTGACGAGACACTGGTCTCCTTTGATCCTTACTGTGAGCCAGGCAGAGTAGGACTGGTTCTCATTTAACATATAAGTCGCATAAAGATCAGAGGGCTTGACTTTCGTAGGTCACTCAGCCAGCAAACTTTGACACCAAGGCCAAAACCCAGGTTTTCAGCCTCCACGACTATCTGCCCACACCAGGCTTTTCCAGGGACAGACAGATGTCCAGAACAGTTAAGTAAGGGCCCCTGAGAACACTCTGGGGAGTTCTTCCCGGGAACCTGAAAGACCCACCTGCAGAGCCTGCAGTTTCTTTCCCTCCTGAGCCTTGAGTCGCTGAAGTTCCGCAATGTCCTTTCTGAGCTTCCTGCTGCGGCGGTTGAGTCGTTCCTAAAGAGATAGACACACCCGCTTGTCAGACTGGGAGTAAGGGGGACACTGGGAGGAGTCAGTGGAACACAGTAGGGGTCCTGATCTCAGGATGAAAGTAATGTAAAATTCTGCCTACAAAGAAATGTTTTTAGAGCATCATGGTTGGAGTAGGGAACTTGAGAAGTTATTTATTGGGTAATGATGGGGGGAAATAGTAATGGGTAATTTTTTTACAGTCTTAGAACTACAGAAAAATAACACATAGCAACAGAACAATTCCTACTTGACTTCAGGGTGCTTTCTCTcaacatataaaagttatatgatGGTCTTCTAGCACTCTACTATTTTACAGTAACAAGTGAAGCCAGTCTGGAGAGAATTGCCTTAAAAAGGAGATGGCAAGCCTCTGCTACCACTGCTCCCTGGTCCTCACTAGGATGAGTGACAAGATAGAGCCCCTTACTAGGTGCAAACCCATAGCCCAGGCAGGCAGTGCCTTCTCTCTCAATCTTAAATCAGTATCTGGATGGGTCACTGTGTCCTTGAAGCTATGGAGATAATGAATGATTTGAGTTTCTAAAAAAGTTTTGCTTTCAGGTTTTTGATGACCtaaaagagaagcaaaaataacaacaaatgctTTAAATGGCTGCCCATGGTCCAGGGGGGCGGTTGGTGGGTGGatgataaaatggaaaacaaaacgaGAAGAGATTTGTGAACTAAAGATCAGGATGCGCTATTAGCTGAAAAGTGTGTGTTTCACTAAATATTTCCCacttcagatttttttcaaaaatcttttttgaGGACACTTTGGAGATGTACAGGTAGAAGTCAGGGAATGGTGAAGACAACTGAAACTTCTTTCAGGCCTGAGACTTTGCTGGTGAAATCAAGGTCAAAGGACTGTGTGTGTGAGGGGTCAGCAAGGGCATTTGGCAAACAGAAAGCTGCAGTAAGCAGAGAAGACAGTGATGTCACCACGAAGATACTAAAAATGTGTCATGTCACTGGGTGTTACCTGAAGGCATTTCCCAgcagagaggaaataaaaaagtCATAGGAGTGGGAGGTAATAAATGGACACCATGGATGTCGCTCATGAGTCTCGCTGAAGAAGGTGACAGGCTGGGTTGGTGTGGAATTGTTTGTGTGAGCACAAGAGTTCAGGTCCTGAAAAGCACGAATAGCCTCCACCCCTTGCATCTACTCACTTTCTGCCCTCACAGTCAAGTTGTTTGGTGTTGCTATCTTCACCTCCTCACTGTCGTCATTCCTCAGCCAGCCGCCTTGTTTCTCATCACTCCTTTGAAGCATCTCTCTCCAGGGTCACCTGCGATTTCCAGCCATGAAATCCGCAGGTGCCTTTCTGCACCTCCTCTCCACCCCATCCTTCCTAGATCTGTGCCTTTTGCCACTGCTTCTTTGCCTCTTCATTTTTCCTGTAAAAAGGAGCCTTGAAGTTggctctttttatctttttaacccTTTTCTATCTCAAACTACGTCCTTAGCTTTCCTTTCTGAAGGCTTCAGATCTTAGAATTCCAAAACCAAATATTTCTTCCTAGCAGTCCATCTCAGGCTTCCAAGTGAGAGCTAAGTACTGCCTACTGCCCTGTTGGCAGCTCAGAATCAATATGGTAGACTCAAACATGCTGCCCAGTTCCCCACCCTCTTCTGCAGTCCACTCCTCTTGACCTTAGTGTTTCTGACACTGGGACTGCCATTCTGCCTGCCATTCAGCTTGAAATCTGTCATATTTCACCTTTGTTGATGTTACTCCTCCTTCAAAATGGCTTCTCAGCAACAAAGATAAGCCCAAACTCCTTTACCCAGCATCCAAGGTGCCCTAGGACCCAGCCCCAGTTGACATTGTCCGGGATTCTCTCTCTGCTTGCTCTCAACTCTCTTCACCAGCCCACAACATTGCTTTCTGCTTCCTGAACACACCCGTTCAGCCACACCTCCTCATGGCCTATCTTTTACTTCCCTCTGTCAggaatgctttctttttctgcctGCCAAAGTCAGGCCTATCAAGGTCCAGTTCAAAAAGCCACAGTCCTATCATCTGGcagtttaaaatttaataaatccGACTACAGACACTGTGTAAATGGCAAAGATAACAGCAATAAAGATAAAGGCATAGAACAACTGAAGATAATACAGAcatattgtttataatattcaAAACGAGTAAGGTAAAGtcctctgtttctaaaaaatactttttcaccaatttttgcattaaaatatttaatgggtGCATATCATATAAATGAGACACTCATTAGAATTGAAACGCCAAATTCTGTACACTTCCACCTACCAAAATATTccttagagaaaaaaagacaagttgAAATCTAGAAAATAGTCAAAGACATGTTTTGTCtaaatgagtattttaaaattatgtcagaCTTTCAGATTAAatcatattaaatttttaaaatctgacaaAAAAGGGCATTAAATTTGTTCTAAAACAACTTGCTAACACAACGTTGGTACAAAAGAAAAGTGGTTAACAGACAAGAAGTACCTATCCCAgacgcttaaaaaaaaaaaaagaaaaaaaagaaaaattaacagctTTCAAAATGCGTGCTCCTTACAGAACTGTGTCCAAaaatatggattaaaaataaCATCACTCACATGATTATGATCTAGAAAAtgtcagaaaattaaaaaaaaaagtatgagtaAATACATGAGCTCAGCAAAGAACCTCATTTGAATCTACAAGtaaaaattgtcaaaaaaaaaataacattataaaatacATAGCTATCCTCAATAGAGTCAGGGCACATGAGGTTTAAGTAAAGACAATTTAATATCTGATTCAGATACATAGTGGAAAACTGTTAGTGATACATCTGGGTACTAGTTGAGAAGACTAACTAAACCCCCAAAAGTCATGATTCTTAAAGTCATCAACAAATTTAATGCAATAATCATTAAAATCTTATGGAATGCTCTATAAAATTTAGAAACATTGTAAAAAAGCACTCATCTTAAATGACAGTTAGCAAAAATAtcagataataaaaattattaaatggcAAAAATGCTGTTAGATTTAAAAGTAAACCATAAAGTAACATGTATCAAAACCATAATAATAACAGGAAGAATAATCAATGGACTAGAGTAAAAAAAGCAGCCCATCAGAAGAACATAATTGATGTCAAGCGAGAAACAACACATAAATGTGGAAAAGATTCACTATCATATAAATATTTTGGGAACGACTGGATaccagaataaagaaaaattaacctgAAGTCATTCTTCATACAACATACTACATGAAATTCCAAGTAAGCCAGGAattaataaatctttaaaaataaaacagagcagCACACTCTTATCAAACAAATTTCTGTGTATTTAAGACATGGAGATTATATTATGAAAAAGAATAGAGccaatttaaatacaaaattctaaaattttgcccaaaaatataattaagaagaaataacagaataaaaaatgtagGTTAAACATAATTAATGGAGCTCATGATCCAAAAGATAAACTACTTTGATGCAGTCACGTAGAATGTATGCCCTGATTCTAGGGGAAAATGCAGACTGTGAGTCTTCATGGATAAAAGCCTCACCACTACTAGCAGTCATAATCAAGCAAAGTCAAACAACGTACATCACTGTCACACACTCACTAAACCAGCAACATACATTACAGTGATTGACACTGGCATTGGTTGGTCAGTGAGGAAATAGGTACACAAATAAGAATTTGTAGATTTCATAAATGTTTCAGTCTTTTTAGAGACAGTCAGGGATTATATGattcttttaaaagaacataatttaCAGTACTTAATCTACAAAGTTTAATTCAAATAAAtagagatatggtgaaaaaaatcagtaaaaaaatcctccttaattttaaaagtatgctATCAATATCAATGAGTACACATACGGTCCACCATTATAATCACTTCTTCAGAAATACACTCAACTCCCTTACCCTCTCTCTCTGTATTGCTTTTCAGACAACTCCTTATCCATGGTAAAATGTGCCCTCACCTTCTTGTTTGCTGTCTGTCCTCAAGCAGCCTCCTGAAACATGTTAAACATTTCAGACCTCAAATTGGTGCCACATACTGTCTGCCAACCCTACATAGTTTCTCTTGTAAGCACTATCCCACACTGCATCAtatcatcttctttcttttcaaaccTTTCGCATCCATCCTGATCCCACCCATACTGCTGATGTTCCTTCCTCACatattattgagaaaataaaaaccagaacaaAACCTGCATTTCCAAAACTGCAAAACTACGTATGCTTGCAGACACCTTCTCTTGTTTGCTGTTATTACTATGGAAGAAGTGTGCCTCCTCACAACCCAGCTCTCATGCCTCTGCCACCATCTTACTGAAGTGTTACCATCGTTCAATGCAATCTATTGTCATCTCTTAAAATACCCTTCTCTCTTAGCAACTGGGACACCATTCCCCTTGTTTTTCTCCTGCCTTTCTGACAACTCATTCTGTCTCCTTTGCTGGGTCCTCCTCTGCCGACATCTAAATGACAGCCTTTCCCAGAAACTTGCCCCAAAACTTCTTTTCTGTCTAGCCTCTTTTGAGGCTATTACATCAATTTCcttggttgtttgtttctttgcttgagacagggtcttgctctgtcgtcctggctgcagtgcagtggtacaatcacagctcactgcagcctcactctcttcggctcaaacaatcctcccacttcaaccttccaagtagctgggactacaggcgtgagccactgcacccagccccaaattgtcacattcttctttttaaatcctGTTAATttcactttgttgttgttgttctagagatagtgtctcactgtgttgcctaagcgtgctggtcttgaactcctgggctcaagcaatcctcccactttggcttcccaaagtgctgggattacaggtgtgagccaccgtgcgcacTTTCCTTGGATTTAAATATTGTCTTTGTCCTGATGGATCTTTGTTCTAGGTTCTAGGAATATGACTCTGGAGATCTAAATTTGTGATCCAGCTGCATATGTAAGATCCTATTTTGATGTATCTCAACTTTGACTCAACTTGTCTTGAATGAAACTCTTGGTGTTGCATTCAAACCTGTTCTACCAAGTTCTTATCTTTCACATCATCCATTCAGTTTCTCAAGCCAGAAACTCATGAAGTCATTTTTGACCTTCTCTTTCCTTCAacccatatgtgtgtgtgtgtgtgtgtgtgtgtgtgtgtgtgtgtgtgtgtatgctatTCTTCCCCTACCCCCCATGCCCTGACagcctgacaggccctggtgtgtgatgttcccctccctgtgtccatgtgttctcattgttcagctcccacatacgagtgagaacatgtggggtttggttttctgttcttgtgttagtttactgagaatgatggtttccagcttcatccatgtccctggaaaggacatgaactcatctgtttttatggctgcatagtattccatggtgtatatgtgccatattttcattatccagtctatcgttgatgggtatttgggttggttccaagtctttgctattgtgaactgtgccgcaataaacatacatgtgcatgtgtttttatagtagaatattttataatcctttgggtatatacccagtaatgggattgctgctgggtcaaatggtatttctggttctaggtccttgaagaattgccacgctgtcttccacaatggttgaactaatttacactcccaccaacagtgtaaaagcgttcctatttctccacttcGTCTCCAGaatttgtttcctgactttttaatgatcgccattctaactggcatgaaattgtatctcattgtggttttgatgtacatttctgtaatgaccagtggtgatgagctttctttcatatttttgttggccacataaatgtcttcttttgagaagtatctgtttatatccttcacccactttttgatggggttgtttttttcttacaaagAACCACTTCTAATCTATCAGTAAGTCCTGTTGATTCAAACTCTAATGATAAATTCTTCACGTATAACAAGACTTATCAGGTGTGGGCATCTGCATGCACTCCCTACCCCCTGTCTTTGCACAGGTTGATTTCTCTTCTGCCAGCCCTTAGCTTCAAGGTCACTTCCTCTATGAGGCCCTCACTGACCAAATGGACATGGGCCACCAATTACTGTTCATCCCAGacccttgtttattttcttcctaacTAATAAAAAGTTACAGTtcttttgggaagctgaggcagatggatgacaaggtcagtagttcaagaccaccctggccaagatggggaaaccccatttctacaaatacaaaaattagttgggcatggtggcgggcgcctgtaatcccagttactcaggaggctgaggcggagaattgcttgaacccggaaggtggaggttgcagtgagccaagatcacgccactgcactccaacctgggtgacagagtgagattctgtctcaaaaaaaaaaaaaaaaaaaaaagtttacagttCTTTGATTACTTGTTTGTGTCTCCCTTACTAAACTGCAAACTCCTGGCAGAAGGAATGGCATCTGTCTTCATTGATTTCTAACATATACTGCAGTTTCTCACACACAGCAGGAACTTATTAAGTTTTTACTTAGTGAACAAGTGccattgttatttatttgttttaggtTTCTTGTCATTATTTAAAGACAGATTTGAAGCAAGAATTGTGAATCATCTTTTTACTTCCTACAATGCCTAGCATGACATCTAACACAAAGTACAGAACTGAATAAATCACTtattgaggaaataaatttctccaTCTTATGCTGCTTCATCGGCAGGTGAGaaatccctccccactctcctgtGGACACTGCACCTACAGGGAATGATATTACAACCAAGTAGAACTTTGCCTCTGGCTTTTTGAATTATTTCTCTACCTTTCCATAGTTACTTTAAATCTGGACTCCCCACTTTCTCATTCTGCATCATAATATGTTCTCCGAAAGTCAAGTATTTCAAAGCTACCTCAGCTTTGGAAACTCAGCCTTCACTATTGGATAGAAGGATGCCATGTGAAAATATTGTCAGTTGTCCAGTCAAATACTAACTGGATTGGGGTCAGGGGAAATgttgataaaaataattctaaagctAATTGACAAAATAAAGATATACAAACATCTGcacaaattctgaaaaataagagTATTGTGAGGATTCTATCAAAATACCTGACATTGAAATATATGGTAAAGATAAAATCTCTAAAATACCTTGGTTTATAGGCAAGCATAAAcagaatagaacagaacagagaatcaAGGAAATACGCaagaaaatatgcatatatgtatattatgacATTGGCATTCAAATCAATGGGGAAACTATATGaatcattcaataaatggtgatcgGACAAATTGATTATAACTTGGAAAAACTAAAGTTAGATTTCTACCTTATGCTTTCACCAAAATATATCTTGGATATTCTAGGTCCTCCTATATATCTGTTGAAGGATATTCATTAGAACATTCTGTGTAatcctaaaacaaaacaatagctTGAAAATAATCCAATGTCTACCAATTTATGGTACATTCATAGAATTCAATACCACACAGTTGttgaaaataattcagaagatTTATACATGCTGATGAGAAAATGTTCAAGCCATACTTTTAGATAATAAAAATgggttacagaaaaaaaatacagagagaatcctttgaaagagagagagagcgcgcgcgcgcgcgtgtgtgtaaGAGTGCATTCACAAACACATTTTTTGGAAGGATGTACAAAAATCGAACAATATACCTCTGAGGACTATGAacggagggagaaaggaagacaaGTTTTTAGTCTTGACTTTATACCTTTCAGTGCTTTCTGAATGTATTACCTACAGCAGGTAACTTTTATGATAGAAAATTTAacagaataagataaaataattgccatagcaaagaaaggaaaagggaagaaagacaaatgcagaaggaagagaaagggagaaacaaATTATGTACTAACTTTCAAGTTTTAATGTATTTGCAGGATAATTACTAGTTTGTATAAAACCTGATTACATTTCTAGCCAAGTTTCTAGTACTATCAACCAGGAATTCACACAGTCTTAGTCCTGAAAGGGTTATGCATTAGTTAGTGCAATTACTCCATTCTATAGATGAGCAGACTGAGACTCTGACATCACGGTGACAGTATCCTCTTTTAGACAGACTCACGTTAACGCACTGAAACATCAGCCTCAAAATATACACAGAAGCAAAGACAAGGGTCCAAAAcaggatgaagcagaagaaacaaaGAGAGGTGTCCATTGTTGAGCTACTCTGAGGTGCCAGGCATGATGAACATGTAGGATGCAGTACTtcagggaggtgggggcagggcctggctgcagtgACCCAGGCTTACCTTGTAGTGGCTGAGGGCATTTTCTATGGTCAGTTCATGATGAGACACGTGTTCAGGGGACACCAGGCATTCCACACATAGAAGAAGTCTGCTCTCCTCACAGAATCTGCACACCCTCTTCTGGTGGTTGGGGCAGATGTAGCCTGTCCCCAGCACCTCCTCAGAACAGGGCTTCCGGCAGAGGGGGCAGCAGAagaccccagaggctgaggcctTCTCCACGTGCTGTGTCAGGCACACTCGACAGAAGAGATGTCCGCAGTTGGTGCTCACGGCCTCCTTCAGGCTCTCCTGGCAGATGGGGCAGACACCCTCCTCCTGGTTGTCCTTATGCAAAGGTATCATGGCCTTATTCCTACCCTGTCAGCCTCCTGTCTACAGGGCCTCCTTCTTCACTGGTCTTCGGAAGGCCTGTCGCCCTCAACAGTCCCAGATAAGAAGGCCCAGCCGGAAGGAGGCAGCCCTGTAGCAGCCTGGAGGACAGGACACAGCCTCCAAGTTCAGGCAACTGCCCGCTCTCCATCAAGGGTGCCGTGACATGGACCACACAAACCACAATTCTGCACGAGTTTCAGAAATAGCTCATCAGCTTTGACATGGACCCTGTGGTTTCCTTGTATTTATtaaacttgaaattatttttcatacaCCTAGAGGAAGCAAGTGATTCAATAACCAATTCTGTTTTCCTCTTGAGAgctttcaatgaatatttttacGGGCCCAAATTAAAAGGGCAAGGTGTCACTATCATAGCCAAAAGCCAGACCATGATAAATTTACAATGTGAGTCTCCGCTGATTTGCCATCAGTAGAGAGAGTTCGGCGGGAGTTTGGACTGTTTTCTCCTACACTGTCACACCAGGTGGCTCACTGCTGCCCATTATTAACACCAATCATTACAGCAGCATCTCCATCAGCTGGTCATTCTCCCAACCAGCATCCCTCCCAGGGTCATATAGATTCCACactgaaagaatgagaaagaaaacaggacACAGAACAGACCAGAAACTTATATGTTTGAAGCCACTTTGTTCCTTCCTGTCAAATCACCACCAAAGATGACCCAAAGAAGGAAGTCCCCCACCACTTGCCACTTCCCTTAGATACTGGGGATTCACTCTCATTCCCTCATGCTGCACCTCTTGCCTAGCCCCACTCCTGAAAAGCTTTCTTAGTATCCTACCTCAATTTCTCCTGCTACAATTTCAGATCATTTTCTCTGGCTGCAGACCTGGAGAGATGGCCAGCAGGTGAGTGGTTCTTAAATCGTGCCAGTCATACGTGTTCACATGTCAGTAAATCTCAGGGCGGGGGGTGGAAAGACACGCTTTCCTAGAAACACTGAATTACCAGGAAAATTACCTAGGGTAGCTGGAAGGTGAGATGGACTTTGGTGCAGGGCGTGGCTTGTTTGCTTACAGGGAGGAGGAAGGTCTTGGGCCTTTGACGTCGATGTGACAGGAACTGAGACTCAACTAAGAATGGACATCCTAGAACCCCAGCTTATGGAACCCCAGGATCCAGGTGTCACAGAACAATGGCACCCACTCAAGATGCTGGAACATCAACTGCCCACCCCATTGTCTAAGTTCCCTCCAGTCAGGCTAGTCTTGGCATTGAGTTTGAGGGAGTCCCCAAGGGGTGC harbors:
- the LOC105498589 gene encoding E3 ubiquitin ligase TRIM40 isoform X2, with the protein product MIPLHKDNQEEGVCPICQESLKEAVSTNCGHLFCRVCLTQHVEKASASGVFCCPLCRKPCSEEVLGTGYICPNHQKRVCRFCEESRLLLCVECLVSPEHVSHHELTIENALSHYKERLNRRSRKLRKDIAELQRLKAQEGKKLQALQQWLGQLEHMPAEVARILDISRAVTQLSSLVIDLERTAKELDTNTLKNAGDLLNRSAPQKLEIIYPQLEKRVSELLLQPSSEALTCSSLGRLTSGSPQPPLSPSSNLSRPPLDLPSASSGLPAPEHVPISSCPPSSPDA
- the LOC105498589 gene encoding E3 ubiquitin ligase TRIM40 isoform X3 yields the protein MIPLHKDNQEEGVCPICQESLKEAVSTNCGHLFCRVCLTQHVEKASASGVFCCPLCRKPCSEEVLGTGYICPNHQKRVCRFCEESRLLLCVECLVSPEHVSHHELTIENALSHYKERLNRRSRKLRKDIAELQRLKAQEGKKLQALQFQVDHGNHRLEAGLESQHQTREQLDALPQQWLGQLEHMPAEVARILDISRAVTQLSSLVIDLERTAKELDTNTLKNAGDLLNRPPLDLPSASSGLPAPEHVPISSCPPSSPDA
- the LOC105498589 gene encoding E3 ubiquitin ligase TRIM40 isoform X1, producing the protein MIPLHKDNQEEGVCPICQESLKEAVSTNCGHLFCRVCLTQHVEKASASGVFCCPLCRKPCSEEVLGTGYICPNHQKRVCRFCEESRLLLCVECLVSPEHVSHHELTIENALSHYKERLNRRSRKLRKDIAELQRLKAQEGKKLQALQFQVDHGNHRLEAGLESQHQTREQLDALPQQWLGQLEHMPAEVARILDISRAVTQLSSLVIDLERTAKELDTNTLKNAGDLLNRSAPQKLEIIYPQLEKRVSELLLQPSSEALTCSSLGRLTSGSPQPPLSPSSNLSRPPLDLPSASSGLPAPEHVPISSCPPSSPDA